From one Perca flavescens isolate YP-PL-M2 chromosome 19, PFLA_1.0, whole genome shotgun sequence genomic stretch:
- the synpo2a gene encoding synaptopodin-2 isoform X3, producing MGTGDYICVTLRGGAPWGFTLREGEGDTYRPFLVSQVEQGGRAFLAGVQEGDEVVSLNGEPCAYLTLLRAFALIDTSIDGLQLLVKRYCTIPPEDYESEETYGERDSSGEALESTTIHIFSPKERSQSPRKLYISESQDEASCGEFPKEPQLLHTQLHVPSSGDRRGREPAFKENGEEARRCFSPGAMVELQVSLSEQTLDDVGCTSLGSAHGVEGELSNKETVETIHTTTASHYVPCSVREPLGQRGVVLSSPLMLGQVEVILQQPAASGAGRGILSVGGPRVSGSVGSQSEGEEGEGHCEGVPGSSTVSFRTPSEEATPAEEQDSDSEGDPDKPNKHRARHARLRRSESLSEKQVKEAKSKCKRIALLLTATRSNPNNKGVLMFKKHRQRAKKYTLVSYGTGEDEPEYSDEEDKENEDNKQETHTVEFTLVAPNASEIDKHFLTNAHSSKGVLTINWDKGLLEIERNLNNQAEMECLPDTKGKGAVMFAQRRQRMDEIAAEHEELRRQGIAVEGVQMADKKIEEHSYMQSTTEGHAYMDVNIHQQSQHQQQYQQYQEQQYYAQQQNYQQQQQQYQQQQQYEQQHYQQQQMYQKQQEYHQEQQQMQHYSTNINGTVQHEMQSSLNNRTAKPFSVENMATSPYSPAMSGTNQDSVGQGEQIASRDERISTPASRTGLLSDSRRRNAGKPMFTFKEAPKVSPNPALLNLLNRNDKKLGFESGPEEDYLSLGAEACNFLQSQRVKQKNPPPVAPKPVINPNSPPWFPPIEVSNQDMPQQAENSVSTPAVAPTTETTLAPELEPNPAPASEPSPPPAPQEAPASTTTEEQRPCTLPEPKSQQQLLQVTAQEKGHMNSTLQPEPAPVTSWAQAQTQAQQQASTNSWHPAQVQPQEPPQSQSPPQPPWVTRHPTQTQAQPQPPTNTWTPQIQPSWSQPQEQGQAQTQAQPSWTMGQEQPQSHPQVQPPWTHAHEQPNLQRMQPTWGHPQEPMQQQPQAPWAQPSQTDPLHQPPWVQPLQKSQVQPPWAQQLQPESQPQPPWVQQQQHQAPQQAWPQAQAPGQPQTSWVSVQPQQQPSINAWPPSQTQVQPPWIQAAQAQPPVPPQAILNPWPPVPAQAQSQPSWAQHPSEHGQTPINSWAQDQNQAQHQPPWAQPVPPQPTPQPNWQQSTSKTPPQPPMNTWPPPQAQPQTPVNAWAPQSQQTPENVSTSMVNTRPSPKPWHPPQNPPQNRTPPTPPQRMHSFTLGQRASSPINPMATVLNPSSQGSAFEMPAVRGKGADMFAKRQSRMEKFVVDSETVQANKALGRSYSLSPPARVPSMGQKSASASSSPKPPAWASTTLPARQTSWLEKGRKPLMPWEAASRHPLGLVDEAFAFQNLQQSLATNVRLAAQRKMLPEPPAEWKARVSYEAPQKTGSQTWSQSQSRSQSRPPLPSFGSLTRSAVSTPAGHAGYRSLPRQWQPQRSVRQANLGPSVSSSEFIKSPLEKQTYKSVYTSNTWSWRR from the exons ATACTGCACCATCCCCCCAGAAGACTATGAATCAGAAGAGACATATGGTGAGAGAGATTCCTCTGGTGAGGCTTTAGAGAGCACCACCATCCACATCTTCTCCCCAAAGGAGAGGTCCCAAAGCCCAAGGAAACTCTACATATCTGAGTCCCAGGACGAGGCCTCTTGTGGGGAGTTCCCCAAGGAACCGCAGCTGCTTCACACCCAGCTACATGTTCCCTCATCTGGTGATCGGAGAGGCCGGGAGCCTGCTTTTAAGGAAAATGGTGAAGAAGCACGCCGGTGCTTCTCCCCTGGGGCCATGGTCGAGCTCCAGGTGTCCCTGTCCGAGCAAACCTTGGACGATGTGGGCTGCACCTCTCTTGGGAGTGCTCATGGGGTCGAAGGAGAACTCTCAAACAAAGAGACTGTTGAGACAATCCACACCACCACCGCATCACACTACGTACCGTGTTCTGTCAGAGAGCCGCTCGGTCAGCGTGGAGTGGTGCTCAGCTCTCCTTTGATGCTGGGGCAGGTGGAGGTCATTTTGCAGCAGCCAGCAGCATCAGGAGCAGGGAGGGGCATCTTGAGTGTGGGTGGCCCCAGGGTCAGTGGAAGTGTTGGATCCCAAAGcgaaggagaagaaggagaagggcACTGCGAGGGGGTGCCTGGGTCTTCCACTGTCTCATTCAGAACTCCCTCAGAAGAGGCGACACCAGCAGAAGAGCAGGACTCTGATTCTGAGGGCGATCCAGACAAACCCAACAAGCATCGGGCAAGACACGCCA GGCTCAGGCGCAGCGAGAGTCTATCTGAAAAGCAGGTGAAGGAGGCCAAATCCAAATGTAAACGTATTGCTCTCCTCCTTACGGCTACTCGGTCCAACCCCAACAACAAGGGGGTGTTGATGTTCAAGAAACATCGGCAGAGGGCCAAGAAATACACACTTGTGAGCTACGGCACAGGAGAAGACGAACCAGAATACAGCGACGAAGAGGATAAGGAAAACGAAGACAACAAACAAGAAACCCACACTGTTGAATTTACACTTGTGGCTCCAAACGCTTCTGAAATAGACAAGCATTTTCTCACTAATGCCCATAGTAGCAAAGGTGTGCTAACTATCAACTGGGACAAGGGTCTTCTTGAGATTGAAAGGAACCTGAACAACCAAGCAGAGATGGAATGTTTGCCTGACACCAAGGGCAAGGGTGCCGTAATGTTTGCCCAACGGCGTCAGCGGATGGATGAGATTGCTGCTGAACATGAGGAGCTTAGGCGCCAGGGGATTGCCGTGGAAGGAGTGCAGATGGCTGATAAAAAGATAGAAGAGCACTCCTATATGCAGTCCACAACAGAAGGTCATGCTTACATGGATGTAAATATACATCAACAAAGCCAACACCAACAACAGTACCAGCAATATCAGGAACAGCAGTACTATGCGCAACAACAGAactaccaacaacaacaacagcagtatcagcagcaacagcagtatGAACAACAACATTATCAACAACAGCAAATGTATCAGAAGCAGCAAGAATATCATCAAGAGCAACAGCAAATGCAGCACTATTCTACAAACATCAATGGCACAGTCCAACATGAAATGCAGAGTTCTCTCAACAATCGTACTGCAAAGCCTTTCTCAGTAGAAAACATGGCGACTTCCCCTTATTCTCCCGCAATGAGTGGGACCAATCAAGATTCTGTGGGCCAAGGAGAGCAGATAGCTTCCCGGGATGAGCGCATTTCTACCCCTGCAAGTCGCACTGGGCTTTTGTCGGACTCCAGGAGAAGAAATGCTGGCAAGCCAATGTTCACTTTTAAGGAAGCACCAAAAGTATCACCAAACCCAGCACTGCTAAACCTCCTCAACAGAAATGACAAGAAGTTGGGTTTTGAGTCAGGGCCTGAGGAAGACTACCTTAGCCTTGGGGCTGAGGCTTGTAATTTCCTGCAGTCTCAACGAGTTAAACAAAAGAATCCTCCACCAGTGGCTCCAAAGCCTGTGATCAACCCCAACTCTCCTCCATGGTTCCCACCGATAGAAGTGAGCAACCAGGACATGCCTCAACAAGCTGAAAATAGTGTATCCACACCTGCTGTAGCCCCCACCACAGAGACTACACTTGCTCCAGAACTAGAGCCAAACCCTGCACCTGCCTCTGAGCCCTCTCCCCCTCCTGCCCCCCAGGAAGCTCCTGCCAGCACCACCACAGAAGAACAGCGCCCATGTACTCTCCCGGAGCCTAAATCTCAACAACAGCTTCTGCAAGTGACCGCTCAGGAAAAGGGTCATATGAATTCTACCCTGCAGCCTGAGCCTGCTCCTGTGACTAGCTGGGCTCAAgcacaaacacaagcacaacAACAGGCATCTACCAATTCTTGGCATCCAGCTCAAGTGCAGCCCCAGGAACCACCTCAAAGTCAGTCCCCACCACAGCCACCTTGGGTGACGCGTCATCCTACTCAGACCCAAGCACAGCCTCAACCCCCCACAAATACTTGGACCCCTCAAATTCAGCCATCCTGGAGTCAGCCTCAAGAGCAAGGACAAGCCCAGACACAAGCTCAGCCATCATGGACCATGGGTCAAGAGCAACCACAATCTCATCCACAGGTCCAGCCACCCTGGACACATGCTCATGAGCAGCCAAATCTGCAGCGAATGCAACCAACTTGGGGTCATCCTCAAGAACCAATGCAGCAGCAGCCCCAGGCACCATGGGCACAGCCATCACAAACAGACCCTCTGCATCAACCACCATGGGTGCAACCCCTGCAAAAATCCCAAGTACAACCTCCTTGGGCTCAACAGCTCCAACCAGAATCCCAGCCACAGCCACCATGGGTTCAGCAACAACAGCATCAGGCTCCACAACAAGCATGGCCACAGGCCCAAGCACCAGGTCAGCCTCAAACATCTTGGGTCTCAGTTCAGCCTCAACAGCAACCCTCAATTAATGCATGGCCTCCATCACAAACTCAAGTTCAGCCACCTTGGATCCAAGCAGCCCAAGCACAACCCCCAGTGCCGCCTCAAGCCATTTTAAATCCATGGCCACCAGTACCTGCCCAGGCTCAGTCCCAACCATCATGGGCCCAGCACCCTTCAGAACATGGTCAGACACCGATAAATTCTTGGGCCCAAGACCAAAATCAGGCCCAACATCAACCACCTTGGGCTCAACCAGTTCCACCCCAGCCCACACCACAGCCAAACTGGCAACAGTCTACTTCAAAGACTCCACCACAGCCACCAATGAATACATGGCCTCCACCTCAGGCACAACCTCAGACCCCTGTGAATGCCTGGGCGCCACAGTCACAACAAACCCCTGAAAATGTTTCCACGTCAATGGTGAACACTCGTCCCTCTCCAAAACCTTGGCATCCGCCACAAAATCCCCCACAAAACCGGACCCCTCCGACTCCACCACAGCGAATGCATTCTTTTACCCTTGGTCAACGAGCTTCATCACCAATCAACCCAATGGCCACTGTCTTAAACCCATCATCCCAAGGTTCAGCTTTTGAGATGCCAGCCGTCAGAGGGAAAGGAGCTGATATGTTCGCCAAGAGGCAGTCTCGTATGGAGAAATTTGTTGTGGACTCTGAGACTGTGCAAGCAAACAAG GCACTTGGCAGGAGCTACTCCCTTTCCCCACCAGCCAGAGTACCATCCATGGGCCAGAAATCAGCTTCTGCTTCTTCCTCCCCCAAGCCTCCGGCTTGGGCCTCTACAACTCTCCCAGCAAGGCAGACATCCTGGCTAGAGAAGGGCCGCAAACCCCTCATGCCCTGGGAGGCTGCCTCCCGGCATCCCCTGGGCCTGGTGGATGAAGCCTTTGCTTTCCAGAACCTCCAGCAAAGCCTTGCCACAAATGTACGCTTGGCAGCCCAGCGCAAAATGCTGCCTGAGCCGCCAGCAGAGTGGAAGGCCAGGGTGTCTTACGAAGCCCCACAGAAAACAGGCAGCCAGACTTGGAGCCAGAGCCAAAGCCGCAGTCAGAGTCGACCTCCACTGCCATCATTTGGGTCCCTAACAAGGAGCGCTGTCTCCACCCCTGCCGGTCATGCTGGTTACAGGTCCCTACCCAGACAGTGGCAGCCTCAGAGGTCAGTTAGACAGGCAAACCTGGGGCCCTCGGTGTCCTCCTCTGAGTTTATTAAGAGTCCCTTGGAAAAACAAACTTACAAGTCTGTGTACACCAGCAACACTTGGAGTTGGAGGCGGTAG
- the synpo2a gene encoding synaptopodin-2 isoform X2, giving the protein MGTGDYICVTLRGGAPWGFTLREGEGDTYRPFLVSQVEQGGRAFLAGVQEGDEVVSLNGEPCAYLTLLRAFALIDTSIDGLQLLVKRYCTIPPEDYESEETYGERDSSGEALESTTIHIFSPKERSQSPRKLYISESQDEASCGEFPKEPQLLHTQLHVPSSGDRRGREPAFKENGEEARRCFSPGAMVELQVSLSEQTLDDVGCTSLGSAHGVEGELSNKETVETIHTTTASHYVPCSVREPLGQRGVVLSSPLMLGQVEVILQQPAASGAGRGILSVGGPRVSGSVGSQSEGEEGEGHCEGVPGSSTVSFRTPSEEATPAEEQDSDSEGDPDKPNKHRARHARLRRSESLSEKQVKEAKSKCKRIALLLTATRSNPNNKGVLMFKKHRQRAKKYTLVSYGTGEDEPEYSDEEDKENEDNKQETHTVEFTLVAPNASEIDKHFLTNAHSSKGVLTINWDKGLLEIERNLNNQAEMECLPDTKGKGAVMFAQRRQRMDEIAAEHEELRRQGIAVEGVQMADKKIEEHSYMQSTTEGHAYMDVNIHQQSQHQQQYQQYQEQQYYAQQQNYQQQQQQYQQQQQYEQQHYQQQQMYQKQQEYHQEQQQMQHYSTNINGTVQHEMQSSLNNRTAKPFSVENMATSPYSPAMSGTNQDSVGQGEQIASRDERISTPASRTGLLSDSRRRNAGKPMFTFKEAPKVSPNPALLNLLNRNDKKLGFESGPEEDYLSLGAEACNFLQSQRVKQKNPPPVAPKPVINPNSPPWFPPIEVSNQDMPQQAENSVSTPAVAPTTETTLAPELEPNPAPASEPSPPPAPQEAPASTTTEEQRPCTLPEPKSQQQLLQVTAQEKGHMNSTLQPEPAPVTSWAQAQTQAQQQASTNSWHPAQVQPQEPPQSQSPPQPPWVTRHPTQTQAQPQPPTNTWTPQIQPSWSQPQEQGQAQTQAQPSWTMGQEQPQSHPQVQPPWTHAHEQPNLQRMQPTWGHPQEPMQQQPQAPWAQPSQTDPLHQPPWVQPLQKSQVQPPWAQQLQPESQPQPPWVQQQQHQAPQQAWPQAQAPGQPQTSWVSVQPQQQPSINAWPPSQTQVQPPWIQAAQAQPPVPPQAILNPWPPVPAQAQSQPSWAQHPSEHGQTPINSWAQDQNQAQHQPPWAQPVPPQPTPQPNWQQSTSKTPPQPPMNTWPPPQAQPQTPVNAWAPQSQQTPENVSTSMVNTRPSPKPWHPPQNPPQNRTPPTPPQRMHSFTLGQRASSPINPMATVLNPSSQGSAFEMPAVRGKGADMFAKRQSRMEKFVVDSETVQANKASRSTSPVASLPNEWKYTPNALGRSYSLSPPARVPSMGQKSASASSSPKPPAWASTTLPARQTSWLEKGRKPLMPWEAASRHPLGLVDEAFAFQNLQQSLATNVRLAAQRKMLPEPPAEWKARVSYEAPQKTGSQTWSQSQSRSQSRPPLPSFGSLTRSAVSTPAGHAGYRSLPRQWQPQRSVRQANLGPSVSSSEFIKSPLEKQTYKSVYTSNTWSWRR; this is encoded by the exons ATACTGCACCATCCCCCCAGAAGACTATGAATCAGAAGAGACATATGGTGAGAGAGATTCCTCTGGTGAGGCTTTAGAGAGCACCACCATCCACATCTTCTCCCCAAAGGAGAGGTCCCAAAGCCCAAGGAAACTCTACATATCTGAGTCCCAGGACGAGGCCTCTTGTGGGGAGTTCCCCAAGGAACCGCAGCTGCTTCACACCCAGCTACATGTTCCCTCATCTGGTGATCGGAGAGGCCGGGAGCCTGCTTTTAAGGAAAATGGTGAAGAAGCACGCCGGTGCTTCTCCCCTGGGGCCATGGTCGAGCTCCAGGTGTCCCTGTCCGAGCAAACCTTGGACGATGTGGGCTGCACCTCTCTTGGGAGTGCTCATGGGGTCGAAGGAGAACTCTCAAACAAAGAGACTGTTGAGACAATCCACACCACCACCGCATCACACTACGTACCGTGTTCTGTCAGAGAGCCGCTCGGTCAGCGTGGAGTGGTGCTCAGCTCTCCTTTGATGCTGGGGCAGGTGGAGGTCATTTTGCAGCAGCCAGCAGCATCAGGAGCAGGGAGGGGCATCTTGAGTGTGGGTGGCCCCAGGGTCAGTGGAAGTGTTGGATCCCAAAGcgaaggagaagaaggagaagggcACTGCGAGGGGGTGCCTGGGTCTTCCACTGTCTCATTCAGAACTCCCTCAGAAGAGGCGACACCAGCAGAAGAGCAGGACTCTGATTCTGAGGGCGATCCAGACAAACCCAACAAGCATCGGGCAAGACACGCCA GGCTCAGGCGCAGCGAGAGTCTATCTGAAAAGCAGGTGAAGGAGGCCAAATCCAAATGTAAACGTATTGCTCTCCTCCTTACGGCTACTCGGTCCAACCCCAACAACAAGGGGGTGTTGATGTTCAAGAAACATCGGCAGAGGGCCAAGAAATACACACTTGTGAGCTACGGCACAGGAGAAGACGAACCAGAATACAGCGACGAAGAGGATAAGGAAAACGAAGACAACAAACAAGAAACCCACACTGTTGAATTTACACTTGTGGCTCCAAACGCTTCTGAAATAGACAAGCATTTTCTCACTAATGCCCATAGTAGCAAAGGTGTGCTAACTATCAACTGGGACAAGGGTCTTCTTGAGATTGAAAGGAACCTGAACAACCAAGCAGAGATGGAATGTTTGCCTGACACCAAGGGCAAGGGTGCCGTAATGTTTGCCCAACGGCGTCAGCGGATGGATGAGATTGCTGCTGAACATGAGGAGCTTAGGCGCCAGGGGATTGCCGTGGAAGGAGTGCAGATGGCTGATAAAAAGATAGAAGAGCACTCCTATATGCAGTCCACAACAGAAGGTCATGCTTACATGGATGTAAATATACATCAACAAAGCCAACACCAACAACAGTACCAGCAATATCAGGAACAGCAGTACTATGCGCAACAACAGAactaccaacaacaacaacagcagtatcagcagcaacagcagtatGAACAACAACATTATCAACAACAGCAAATGTATCAGAAGCAGCAAGAATATCATCAAGAGCAACAGCAAATGCAGCACTATTCTACAAACATCAATGGCACAGTCCAACATGAAATGCAGAGTTCTCTCAACAATCGTACTGCAAAGCCTTTCTCAGTAGAAAACATGGCGACTTCCCCTTATTCTCCCGCAATGAGTGGGACCAATCAAGATTCTGTGGGCCAAGGAGAGCAGATAGCTTCCCGGGATGAGCGCATTTCTACCCCTGCAAGTCGCACTGGGCTTTTGTCGGACTCCAGGAGAAGAAATGCTGGCAAGCCAATGTTCACTTTTAAGGAAGCACCAAAAGTATCACCAAACCCAGCACTGCTAAACCTCCTCAACAGAAATGACAAGAAGTTGGGTTTTGAGTCAGGGCCTGAGGAAGACTACCTTAGCCTTGGGGCTGAGGCTTGTAATTTCCTGCAGTCTCAACGAGTTAAACAAAAGAATCCTCCACCAGTGGCTCCAAAGCCTGTGATCAACCCCAACTCTCCTCCATGGTTCCCACCGATAGAAGTGAGCAACCAGGACATGCCTCAACAAGCTGAAAATAGTGTATCCACACCTGCTGTAGCCCCCACCACAGAGACTACACTTGCTCCAGAACTAGAGCCAAACCCTGCACCTGCCTCTGAGCCCTCTCCCCCTCCTGCCCCCCAGGAAGCTCCTGCCAGCACCACCACAGAAGAACAGCGCCCATGTACTCTCCCGGAGCCTAAATCTCAACAACAGCTTCTGCAAGTGACCGCTCAGGAAAAGGGTCATATGAATTCTACCCTGCAGCCTGAGCCTGCTCCTGTGACTAGCTGGGCTCAAgcacaaacacaagcacaacAACAGGCATCTACCAATTCTTGGCATCCAGCTCAAGTGCAGCCCCAGGAACCACCTCAAAGTCAGTCCCCACCACAGCCACCTTGGGTGACGCGTCATCCTACTCAGACCCAAGCACAGCCTCAACCCCCCACAAATACTTGGACCCCTCAAATTCAGCCATCCTGGAGTCAGCCTCAAGAGCAAGGACAAGCCCAGACACAAGCTCAGCCATCATGGACCATGGGTCAAGAGCAACCACAATCTCATCCACAGGTCCAGCCACCCTGGACACATGCTCATGAGCAGCCAAATCTGCAGCGAATGCAACCAACTTGGGGTCATCCTCAAGAACCAATGCAGCAGCAGCCCCAGGCACCATGGGCACAGCCATCACAAACAGACCCTCTGCATCAACCACCATGGGTGCAACCCCTGCAAAAATCCCAAGTACAACCTCCTTGGGCTCAACAGCTCCAACCAGAATCCCAGCCACAGCCACCATGGGTTCAGCAACAACAGCATCAGGCTCCACAACAAGCATGGCCACAGGCCCAAGCACCAGGTCAGCCTCAAACATCTTGGGTCTCAGTTCAGCCTCAACAGCAACCCTCAATTAATGCATGGCCTCCATCACAAACTCAAGTTCAGCCACCTTGGATCCAAGCAGCCCAAGCACAACCCCCAGTGCCGCCTCAAGCCATTTTAAATCCATGGCCACCAGTACCTGCCCAGGCTCAGTCCCAACCATCATGGGCCCAGCACCCTTCAGAACATGGTCAGACACCGATAAATTCTTGGGCCCAAGACCAAAATCAGGCCCAACATCAACCACCTTGGGCTCAACCAGTTCCACCCCAGCCCACACCACAGCCAAACTGGCAACAGTCTACTTCAAAGACTCCACCACAGCCACCAATGAATACATGGCCTCCACCTCAGGCACAACCTCAGACCCCTGTGAATGCCTGGGCGCCACAGTCACAACAAACCCCTGAAAATGTTTCCACGTCAATGGTGAACACTCGTCCCTCTCCAAAACCTTGGCATCCGCCACAAAATCCCCCACAAAACCGGACCCCTCCGACTCCACCACAGCGAATGCATTCTTTTACCCTTGGTCAACGAGCTTCATCACCAATCAACCCAATGGCCACTGTCTTAAACCCATCATCCCAAGGTTCAGCTTTTGAGATGCCAGCCGTCAGAGGGAAAGGAGCTGATATGTTCGCCAAGAGGCAGTCTCGTATGGAGAAATTTGTTGTGGACTCTGAGACTGTGCAAGCAAACAAGGCAAGCCGGTCAACATCACCAGTTGCTTCCTTACCGAATGAGTGGAAATATACACCCAAC GCACTTGGCAGGAGCTACTCCCTTTCCCCACCAGCCAGAGTACCATCCATGGGCCAGAAATCAGCTTCTGCTTCTTCCTCCCCCAAGCCTCCGGCTTGGGCCTCTACAACTCTCCCAGCAAGGCAGACATCCTGGCTAGAGAAGGGCCGCAAACCCCTCATGCCCTGGGAGGCTGCCTCCCGGCATCCCCTGGGCCTGGTGGATGAAGCCTTTGCTTTCCAGAACCTCCAGCAAAGCCTTGCCACAAATGTACGCTTGGCAGCCCAGCGCAAAATGCTGCCTGAGCCGCCAGCAGAGTGGAAGGCCAGGGTGTCTTACGAAGCCCCACAGAAAACAGGCAGCCAGACTTGGAGCCAGAGCCAAAGCCGCAGTCAGAGTCGACCTCCACTGCCATCATTTGGGTCCCTAACAAGGAGCGCTGTCTCCACCCCTGCCGGTCATGCTGGTTACAGGTCCCTACCCAGACAGTGGCAGCCTCAGAGGTCAGTTAGACAGGCAAACCTGGGGCCCTCGGTGTCCTCCTCTGAGTTTATTAAGAGTCCCTTGGAAAAACAAACTTACAAGTCTGTGTACACCAGCAACACTTGGAGTTGGAGGCGGTAG